The sequence TTATGACCTGCAACACCAAGTGTTGAAATAGCTAATAATCCAGCTAATAATTTTTTGTTCATCTGTATCCTCCTAAATATTTTCTTATATATTCAACCTAATATATACCATAAATAAACGATTTAAAAACTTCATTTCTTGTATCTTGATCTGTAGTATCTAAAAGATATCTTTTTTGATCTAGATAAGAAAAATCATCAATTTCTACCCCTTTAAATTCTTTGTTGAAAAAAGTAGTTGATAGTGCAAGTTTTTCTTTTACTTTTGAACTTGCGGAAATAACTAACAATCTAACTTCTGTAGGAGTAAATGTATTTCTTTTTGGAAAATCTTTTTTAATTTCATCTCTAATTAATTTAAATATTTCTTTATCTGTATTTTCAATTAATATAACTTGTTCTTTGCTTGCTCTAGAATAAATTCTATCTAAAAATTGATTAGCATTACCATTAGTGTTATTAATAAAAATTTTAGAATCACTATTTGCATTAAATGCAACCATAATTTTTTGTACTTGTTCATTTAGTAAGTAATTGTCTTCAGTTTTAATAGGCTCAAAATAAATATATTTAATAACTTTTGGAACTAAATTTTTTTCACTTTTAAAAATACGTACAAAAATTTTTTCTATATCTTTTATTTGATTTTGGAAATGAACAGTTCTATTTTTATCTATACTATTCATTAAATCTAGATAGTATTTTTCTTCTTTTCTAGATTTTATAGAGTGAAAATATGTATATTTTGTACTCACAATCTCAAAATTATTTTTATCATTTTCATTAATTTTTTCAGCATTAAAATCATTAATATTTGAATAAGCTAAAAAAGGTAATAATGAAAATAAAAAGAATTTCTTCATTATAATCATCTCCCAAATTTATTTACACTTTTAGTATACATATAAAAGGAATAAAATGCAATAGCATTTTTTTTGCTTAGTAAAATAAAAAAATATTTTTAAATACCTATTGCAAAAGAATTAGAAAAAGGTTATTATATAAATAACTACATTATAAAGTAATATACTACGTATATATAACACAATATATTGTGTTTTAGGAGGGTGCGTATGAAAAGCAAAATTAGGATATATTATGATAGTTTAACTGGAAATGTTGAGAGATTTATCAGAAAATTGAAGGGAAAAGATGAACTAGAATTTGTAAAAATTTCATCAAAAACAGTACTTGAAAAAGAAGGACATTTAGTAACATTTACAACTGGTTTTGGTAATATACCAAAAACAACTTTAGAATTTTTGAAAAATAATGATAATTATTTAAAAATAAAAACAGTTTGTTCCAGTGGTAATATGAATTGGGGTTCTAATTTTGCAAAAGCTGGGAGTCTTATACAAAATCAATTTAATATTAAATATATATATAGGTTTGAACTATCAGGTACCCTAAATGATGTTGAGGAATATCTTAATAGAATAAAAATATTTGAAAGTGAAGGAGTTAAAATAGATGAAGTGGATTTATTTAAATAATGAAGTAATGGTTAAAGATAGTGAAGGTAGGTTACAGTTAGAGAAAGATAAGGAGGCAGTTTATTCATATTTTGTAGACTATATAAATAAAAATACTGTTTTTTTCCATAATTTAAAAGAAAAAATTGATTATCTAATAGATAAAGATTATTATATAAATTTTTATGATATGTATTCTTTTGAAGATGTTAGCGAAGTATTTAATTATGTTTATTCAAAGAAATTTAGATTTCAATCATATATGGCCGCTTCAAAATTTTATCAAAGTTATGCCTTAATGGATGATGGTGGAGAAAAAATATTAGAAAGATATGAAGATAGAATATCTATAGTTGCATTATACTTAGGTCAAGGTAATAAAGAAAAAGCATTAAACTATGCTAAGATGTTAATTAATCAAGAATATCAACCAGCGACACCTACATTTTTAAATGCAGGTAAAAAAAGATCAGGTCAATTGGTCTCATGTTTTTTAGATGAAATTGGTGATAATTTATCAGGTATAGGATACGCATTTGATTCAGCAATGAAACTTTCTTCTATAGGTGGAGGAGTTGCATTTAACTTATCTAAATTAAGAGGAAGAGGGGAAGCTATAAAAGGTGTTGAAGGTAGAGCTAGCGGTGTATTACCAATAATAAAAATACTAGAAGATATATTCTCATATGCAAATCAATTAGGACAAAGACCTGGAGCTGGAGCTGTATACTTAAATGTATTCCATTCTGATATTTTAGAATTTTTAGATACTAAAAAAATAAATGTTGATGAAAAAATAAGAATAAAATCACTTTCTATTGGTGTTATAATTCCTGATAAATTTATGGAACTTGCAAGTGAAGATTTACCATGTTATACATTCTATCCACATACAATTTTTAGAGAATATGGGCTATATTTAGATGACTTAGATATGAATGAATGGTATGATAAGCTAGTGGCTAATCCAAGGGTTAAAAAGAAAAAAATAAATGCAAGAGAATTTTTAGTAAAAATTTCTCAAACTCAGAAAGAAAGTGGATATCCATATTTATTCTTTAAAGATAATGCTAATAAAGAACATGCACTAAAAAATATTGGGGATGTTAAATTTACAAATTTATGTACTGAAATTATGCAAGTAACTGAGGTTTCAGATATAAATCAATATTATGAAGAAGATATTATTAGACGTGGAATATCATGTAATTTAGGATCATTAAATATAGCAACTGTTATGGAAAACAAATCTATAGAAGAAGTTGTTAAAAATGCTATAGATTCACTTACTACAGTGTCAGATATTACAAATATAGATATAGTTCCGAGTATTAAGAAAGCAAATGAAGAACTACATTCAGTTGGTTTAGGTGCTATGAATTTACATGGGTATTTAGCTAAGAATTTAATACAATATGAATCACGTGAAGCTTTAGATTTTTGTAACGTATTTTTCATGATGATGAATTTTTATTCACTACAAAAGAGTATGGAAATAGCTAAAGAAAGAGAAACTACTTTTGTTGGATTTGATAAATCTGAATATGCAAATGGAAATTATTTTGAAAAATATATTACTAAAGAGTATATGCCTGTAACTGAAAAGGTTAAGAAGTTATTTGAAGGTATTAATATACCGGGAATAGAAGAATGGAAAAAATTAAAAGAGGATGTAATGAAGTATGGAGTATATAATGCATATAGAATGGCTATTGCACCAAACCAATCTACATCAT comes from Streptobacillus felis and encodes:
- the nrdE gene encoding class 1b ribonucleoside-diphosphate reductase subunit alpha — translated: MKWIYLNNEVMVKDSEGRLQLEKDKEAVYSYFVDYINKNTVFFHNLKEKIDYLIDKDYYINFYDMYSFEDVSEVFNYVYSKKFRFQSYMAASKFYQSYALMDDGGEKILERYEDRISIVALYLGQGNKEKALNYAKMLINQEYQPATPTFLNAGKKRSGQLVSCFLDEIGDNLSGIGYAFDSAMKLSSIGGGVAFNLSKLRGRGEAIKGVEGRASGVLPIIKILEDIFSYANQLGQRPGAGAVYLNVFHSDILEFLDTKKINVDEKIRIKSLSIGVIIPDKFMELASEDLPCYTFYPHTIFREYGLYLDDLDMNEWYDKLVANPRVKKKKINAREFLVKISQTQKESGYPYLFFKDNANKEHALKNIGDVKFTNLCTEIMQVTEVSDINQYYEEDIIRRGISCNLGSLNIATVMENKSIEEVVKNAIDSLTTVSDITNIDIVPSIKKANEELHSVGLGAMNLHGYLAKNLIQYESREALDFCNVFFMMMNFYSLQKSMEIAKERETTFVGFDKSEYANGNYFEKYITKEYMPVTEKVKKLFEGINIPGIEEWKKLKEDVMKYGVYNAYRMAIAPNQSTSYIMNSTASVMPIVDKVEVREYGDSTTFYPMPYLNYENFFFYKSAYDMEQKNILKLISVIQRHVDQGISTILYTKSTDTTRDLSKLYILAHKLGLKSLYYTRTRKSTIEECLSCSV
- the nrdI gene encoding class Ib ribonucleoside-diphosphate reductase assembly flavoprotein NrdI; the encoded protein is MKSKIRIYYDSLTGNVERFIRKLKGKDELEFVKISSKTVLEKEGHLVTFTTGFGNIPKTTLEFLKNNDNYLKIKTVCSSGNMNWGSNFAKAGSLIQNQFNIKYIYRFELSGTLNDVEEYLNRIKIFESEGVKIDEVDLFK